A window of the Acidobacteriota bacterium genome harbors these coding sequences:
- a CDS encoding CADD family putative folate metabolism protein yields the protein MSLSPNSVLEQLERRIAERSILQHPFYQAWNAGELTRDQLAVYARFYYPHVEAFPGHLEAAAERTDDAVVRAELLDNLREERSEPRAHPEIWLDFAAGLGLDKDSVTQADAAPAAQATVDTFRRLCTSDTAQALAALYCYESQQPEVSHTKAQGLERFYGIADEQTVEYFTVHQEADVRHREGERRSLLRCLENGADGEAVLAAADQALDAYWGLLDGVCEEAGVENVC from the coding sequence AGCGCCGCATCGCCGAGCGCTCGATCCTCCAGCACCCCTTCTATCAGGCGTGGAATGCCGGCGAGCTGACTCGCGACCAACTGGCCGTCTACGCCCGCTTCTACTATCCCCATGTGGAGGCCTTCCCGGGACATCTGGAGGCTGCGGCGGAGCGCACCGACGACGCAGTGGTGCGGGCGGAGCTGCTGGACAATCTGCGCGAGGAGCGTAGCGAGCCGCGGGCCCACCCGGAGATCTGGCTGGACTTTGCTGCGGGACTGGGCTTGGACAAGGATTCGGTGACCCAGGCCGACGCGGCGCCGGCAGCCCAGGCCACCGTCGACACCTTCCGACGCCTGTGCACCAGCGACACCGCCCAGGCGCTGGCTGCTCTGTACTGCTACGAGAGCCAGCAGCCGGAGGTCTCCCACACCAAGGCCCAGGGGCTGGAGCGCTTCTACGGCATCGCCGACGAGCAGACCGTCGAGTACTTCACGGTCCACCAGGAGGCGGATGTGCGCCACCGTGAGGGCGAGCGTCGCTCGCTGCTGCGCTGCCTGGAGAACGGCGCCGACGGCGAGGCCGTGCTGGCCGCCGCGGACCAGGCTCTGGATGCCTATTGGGGACTGCTGGACGGAGTCTGTGAGGAAGCCGGCGTGGAGAACGTCTGCTGA